In Geotalea uraniireducens, one genomic interval encodes:
- a CDS encoding CAP domain-containing protein, which produces MHRLIIALTLCCLMLPALPARAATPLDRAVVAELNLARTAPRRYVAFLRDYRRHLSGKMYLPPGGSVRIVTREGAAAVDEAIGALLRQRPIPPLAWSDGLAAVAAELAGQQEQTGATGHGAGDEELRNRVERQGSWQRSIGENISYGPDDARQIVLQLIIDDGVKGRGHRRNIFDPAYRQAGVACAPHPVFGTGCVIDFAGGFTASPAGQ; this is translated from the coding sequence ATGCACCGTCTTATCATCGCCTTGACGCTTTGCTGCCTGATGTTGCCGGCGCTGCCGGCCCGCGCCGCCACTCCCCTAGACCGGGCCGTCGTCGCCGAACTCAACCTCGCCCGCACCGCTCCCCGCCGCTATGTGGCGTTCCTGCGTGACTACCGCCGCCACCTGTCGGGAAAGATGTATCTCCCTCCCGGCGGTTCGGTGCGGATCGTTACCCGGGAAGGGGCGGCTGCGGTCGACGAAGCGATCGGCGCCCTACTCCGCCAGCGGCCCATCCCGCCGCTCGCCTGGTCCGACGGGCTGGCTGCCGTGGCGGCGGAACTGGCAGGCCAACAGGAGCAAACGGGAGCGACCGGCCACGGGGCCGGCGATGAAGAGCTGCGGAACAGGGTCGAGCGGCAGGGGAGCTGGCAGAGGAGCATCGGCGAGAACATCAGTTACGGCCCCGACGATGCCCGGCAGATCGTGCTGCAACTGATCATCGACGACGGGGTGAAAGGGCGGGGACACCGGCGGAACATTTTCGATCCGGCCTACCGGCAAGCGGGGGTCGCCTGTGCGCCCCATCCGGTCTTCGGCACCGGCTGCGTCATCGATTTCGCCGGCGGCTTTACAGCCTCACCCGCCGGGCAATAG
- a CDS encoding PAS domain S-box protein has protein sequence MNFASLKTKMAVAISLLFLVFGAVLGWLVFSSTRQHFKEGLSSQQFTLVTSLARELDNKFALSQNALLAAIPRVPAAAATDAEVAQRFLDSKTSLHLLFDNGLFIFSPAGRLVAESPYQVGRRGRDISFRDYYKTTIATGKPQISEPYVSTHNPGHPAILLTVPLFDKEGKLSCILAGSIDLYCDRFLESITRTRIGTSGHLVLVSRDRTIIYHPQRSRIMTRVPSGINRLLDRAMNGFEGSGETITTQGVPMLASYKRLASTGWILGADFPLAEAYAPLRKIQWYYVGTTVLGIVAMMVASWLIMRQLLAPLFRFIRHVEGVTASPGTYQPLPVAAPDEIGLLAVAFNRMMAAIGEQQAALRESEAKFAKAFRAAPTMMMISTIDDGMVIDINEAFERSTGYRRAEVVGRQALELGAWESPEERTALIAELREKGRVTNREICRRNVAGTPFVGLVSVEIIEIGGREHLFTLINDITERKQMELELWEAMHRAEDERAKTEAIIAAIADGISIVDLSYQIVYQNQVHRELKGADHLGKYCYQAYHGKNGVCADCPVACCFADGQVHKVEKAFTVGGRTTFVEITASPLRDGSGAIIAAIEMVRDITARRVTEDRIRRLNEELEHRVGERTAELQRALREMETFCYSVSHDLRTPLRGISGFAVILQEEYGATLDQPGREYLGRMAAAAVRMGELIDDLLALARISRGELRHELVDLGELALEVVESFEVLRPDGGAQFIIAEGLAADGDPGLLRVVLDNLLSNALKFSSRQPGARIEFGAAGEAPQQVFFVRDNGVGFDMQYAHKLFVPFQRLHAADEFEGTGIGLATVQRVIERHGGRIWAESQPGEGATFFFTLGWSGPATSVSPPPAENGR, from the coding sequence ATGAACTTCGCCAGCCTGAAGACGAAGATGGCGGTGGCGATTTCGCTGCTGTTCCTGGTTTTCGGTGCGGTGCTGGGCTGGCTGGTCTTTTCCTCTACCCGCCAGCATTTCAAAGAGGGGCTCTCCTCCCAGCAGTTCACCCTTGTCACCTCGCTGGCCCGCGAGTTGGACAACAAGTTCGCCCTCTCCCAGAATGCCCTCCTTGCTGCCATTCCCCGGGTGCCGGCTGCCGCGGCAACCGACGCCGAAGTGGCGCAGCGGTTTCTCGACAGCAAGACCTCGCTGCACCTGCTGTTCGATAACGGGCTGTTCATCTTTTCCCCCGCCGGCCGGCTGGTCGCCGAGAGCCCGTACCAAGTGGGTCGCCGGGGCCGCGACATCTCCTTCCGTGACTACTACAAAACCACCATCGCCACCGGCAAGCCCCAGATCAGCGAGCCGTACGTCTCCACCCACAATCCTGGCCATCCGGCGATTTTGCTGACCGTCCCGCTGTTCGACAAAGAGGGCAAACTCTCCTGCATCCTGGCCGGAAGCATCGACCTCTACTGCGACCGTTTCCTGGAGAGCATCACCCGGACCCGGATCGGTACCAGCGGCCACCTGGTACTGGTCAGCCGGGACCGGACCATCATCTACCACCCCCAGCGGAGCCGGATCATGACCCGGGTGCCGAGCGGGATCAACCGGTTGCTCGATCGGGCGATGAACGGCTTCGAAGGAAGCGGCGAAACCATCACCACCCAGGGAGTGCCGATGCTCGCTTCGTACAAGCGGCTGGCGAGCACCGGCTGGATCCTGGGGGCCGATTTCCCGCTTGCGGAAGCTTATGCCCCGCTGCGCAAGATCCAATGGTACTATGTCGGTACGACGGTCCTCGGCATTGTCGCGATGATGGTGGCGAGCTGGCTGATCATGCGGCAGCTGCTGGCTCCCCTGTTCCGTTTCATCCGGCACGTCGAAGGGGTGACGGCCAGTCCCGGCACCTATCAGCCGTTACCGGTCGCCGCGCCTGACGAGATCGGCCTGCTGGCCGTCGCCTTCAACCGGATGATGGCCGCCATCGGCGAGCAGCAGGCGGCGCTGCGGGAGTCGGAAGCGAAATTCGCCAAGGCTTTCCGGGCGGCGCCGACGATGATGATGATCAGTACCATTGACGATGGCATGGTCATCGATATCAACGAGGCGTTCGAGCGGAGTACCGGTTACCGGCGCGCCGAGGTCGTCGGCCGGCAGGCCCTGGAGCTGGGGGCCTGGGAGAGCCCCGAAGAACGGACGGCACTGATTGCCGAATTACGCGAAAAGGGGCGGGTCACCAACCGGGAAATCTGTCGCCGGAATGTGGCCGGCACTCCGTTCGTCGGCCTCGTTTCGGTCGAGATAATCGAAATCGGCGGTCGGGAGCACCTGTTCACCCTGATCAACGATATCACTGAGCGGAAGCAGATGGAGCTGGAGTTGTGGGAGGCGATGCACCGTGCCGAGGACGAGCGGGCGAAGACCGAGGCGATCATCGCCGCCATCGCCGACGGGATCAGCATCGTCGACCTTTCCTATCAGATTGTCTACCAGAATCAGGTCCACCGGGAACTGAAGGGCGCCGACCATCTCGGCAAGTACTGTTACCAGGCCTACCACGGGAAGAACGGGGTCTGTGCCGACTGTCCGGTCGCCTGCTGCTTCGCTGACGGGCAGGTCCACAAGGTGGAGAAGGCGTTCACCGTCGGTGGCAGGACGACCTTCGTCGAGATAACCGCTTCGCCGTTGCGCGACGGCAGCGGCGCCATCATTGCCGCGATCGAGATGGTGAGGGATATTACCGCCCGGCGGGTCACCGAAGACCGAATCCGGCGGCTTAACGAGGAGTTGGAGCACCGGGTCGGCGAGCGGACGGCCGAGTTGCAGCGGGCGCTACGGGAGATGGAAACCTTCTGCTATTCGGTTTCCCACGACCTGCGGACCCCGCTCCGGGGGATCAGCGGTTTTGCGGTGATTCTCCAGGAGGAGTATGGCGCCACCCTCGACCAGCCGGGCCGGGAATACCTGGGACGGATGGCCGCCGCCGCCGTGCGGATGGGGGAGCTGATCGACGACCTGCTGGCGCTGGCGCGGATCAGCCGGGGCGAGTTGCGCCACGAGCTGGTGGACCTCGGCGAACTGGCCCTGGAGGTGGTGGAGTCTTTCGAAGTGCTGCGACCGGATGGCGGCGCGCAGTTCATCATTGCCGAGGGGCTCGCGGCGGATGGGGACCCCGGCCTGCTGCGGGTGGTTCTGGACAATCTGCTGAGTAACGCCCTGAAGTTCAGCAGCCGGCAGCCCGGGGCGCGGATCGAGTTCGGCGCGGCCGGCGAAGCGCCGCAACAGGTCTTCTTCGTCCGCGACAACGGGGTCGGCTTCGATATGCAGTATGCCCACAAGCTTTTTGTCCCCTTCCAGCGGCTCCATGCGGCCGATGAATTTGAAGGCACCGGAATTGGCCTTGCCACCGTCCAGCGGGTGATCGAACGGCATGGCGGCCGGATCTGGGCCGAGAGCCAGCCGGGGGAGGGCGCAACCTTTTTCTTTACTCTCGGCTGGAGCGGCCCGGCGACTTCGGTCTCTCCCCCGCCGGCGGAGAACGGTCGGTAG
- a CDS encoding sigma-54 dependent transcriptional regulator — translation MGQILIVDDEETLRFTFERFLTEEGHVVDSAGSYREALARVADTDYDAILADIILGGETGIELLRQLRELRCPAPVVMITGFPNVQTATEAVRLGAYDYLPKPVKKETLLRVVRMALQHKQLIQERETYRANLEAIFRSVDDAIVTIDLDERIVAFNDAARRFYGLSDADMGVRFAALPGGRFGTCKPVMLETIRSRQPVQRFRVECVAVDGSTAVVSIKTSPLLDSAGVFSGAVMVVRDETRLDNLEQNLRARTTFHDLIGKSKRMQEVYALIESLADVPTTVLVTGESGTGKELVASALHYTGGRGNSPFVRVNCAALAETLLESELFGHVRGAFTGAVKDKIGRFQRAHGGTILLDEIGDISPALQVRLLRVLQEKEIERVGDTTPLKVDVRVIAATNRDLAEQVRRGRFREDLYYRLKVARINLPPLRDRREDIPLLVDHFLDKFRTKFRNRVDAVSIDVLKMLMQYEWPGNVRELEHLLEHAFILAATPIITIDQLPVDFVESLAGQGAAEGDRGCTPQTIRHALEKAGGNKAKAARLLGVSRITLYRKLHEFGLLTGL, via the coding sequence ATGGGACAGATCTTGATCGTTGACGATGAAGAGACGCTCCGCTTTACGTTCGAGCGCTTCCTGACCGAGGAGGGGCATGTGGTGGACAGTGCCGGGAGTTATCGGGAAGCGTTGGCCAGGGTTGCCGACACCGATTACGACGCAATCCTGGCCGATATTATCCTCGGGGGCGAAACCGGCATCGAACTGCTCCGGCAACTCCGGGAGCTACGCTGCCCGGCCCCGGTAGTGATGATCACCGGTTTCCCCAATGTCCAGACGGCAACCGAGGCCGTTCGGCTCGGCGCCTATGACTACCTGCCGAAACCGGTTAAGAAAGAGACCCTGCTCCGCGTTGTCAGGATGGCCCTGCAGCACAAGCAGCTCATCCAGGAACGCGAAACCTACCGGGCCAACCTGGAAGCGATTTTTCGCAGCGTTGACGACGCCATCGTCACCATCGATCTCGACGAGCGGATCGTGGCGTTCAATGATGCCGCCCGCCGTTTTTACGGGTTGAGCGATGCCGATATGGGGGTCCGCTTCGCCGCCCTGCCCGGCGGTCGGTTCGGCACCTGCAAGCCGGTGATGCTCGAAACGATCCGCAGCCGCCAGCCGGTACAGCGGTTCCGGGTCGAATGTGTTGCCGTCGATGGTTCCACCGCCGTGGTCAGCATCAAGACTTCGCCGCTGCTCGACAGCGCCGGCGTCTTTTCCGGGGCCGTCATGGTGGTCAGGGACGAAACCCGGCTCGATAACCTGGAGCAGAATCTGCGCGCCCGCACCACCTTCCACGATCTGATCGGCAAGAGCAAGCGTATGCAGGAGGTCTATGCCCTGATCGAGTCGCTGGCCGATGTGCCGACCACTGTTCTGGTTACGGGGGAGAGCGGTACCGGCAAGGAACTGGTCGCCTCCGCCCTCCACTACACCGGAGGGCGCGGCAATTCGCCCTTTGTTCGGGTCAATTGCGCCGCCCTTGCCGAAACCCTGCTGGAGAGCGAGCTGTTCGGCCATGTCCGCGGCGCCTTTACCGGTGCCGTCAAGGACAAGATCGGCAGGTTCCAGCGCGCCCATGGCGGCACCATCCTGCTCGACGAGATCGGCGATATTTCCCCGGCCTTGCAGGTCCGGCTGCTGCGGGTGCTCCAGGAAAAGGAGATTGAGCGGGTGGGGGACACGACGCCGCTCAAGGTTGACGTCCGGGTCATTGCCGCCACCAACCGGGACCTGGCGGAACAGGTTCGGCGCGGCCGTTTCCGGGAAGATCTCTATTACCGGCTCAAGGTTGCCCGAATCAATCTCCCCCCCCTTCGGGATCGGCGGGAGGATATCCCGCTCCTGGTCGACCATTTCCTCGACAAGTTCCGCACCAAGTTCAGGAACCGGGTCGACGCCGTCTCTATCGATGTGTTGAAGATGCTGATGCAGTACGAGTGGCCGGGCAACGTGCGGGAACTGGAGCATCTTCTCGAACACGCCTTCATTCTTGCCGCGACGCCGATCATCACTATCGATCAGTTGCCGGTGGACTTCGTCGAGTCGCTGGCGGGACAAGGCGCTGCCGAAGGCGACCGGGGATGTACTCCGCAGACCATCCGGCATGCCCTGGAGAAGGCCGGCGGCAATAAGGCCAAGGCGGCCCGCCTGTTGGGGGTCAGCCGGATAACGCTCTATCGCAAGCTGCATGAGTTCGGTCTCCTGACCGGATTGTAA
- a CDS encoding carboxypeptidase-like regulatory domain-containing protein, with product MARLQQSKMTMHLLLSALLIGCALLFGCSGDNGSNGASTGTVSGAVSDWYGNTVPGAQVATTVGGEEVSATTDANGKYTLTLPTGTFTLNVTASGYNALSQSVEAAVGRNVTADLKLTPTGPAAVSAIRTDTKSTVLPGDVVTLQASTKIFDPALQGQSVSYVWSTAPGSAPLTFSDTTSPTPTVSLPSSAALKKYLVETLALPYFNDNPDEPAVVIDRYQVVPFSQQAAATLGNSATAQVTATINGQIFTSTVKVPVKAPFVPNQGLNNVAVGQPVVLQGQFPFTPTPKTSWNWSVTGPSGAVTVNDANTAYPDFIPATVGTYTVSEGGVARLTITADKWVGMMAGLNTPDPTCNGASCHQDKITSWLQTGHKEVMYTGMMENPGDYSITTCAKCHTVGYNQYNSGINNGGFSDVYPTEGFTFTQGDPNVEANLWKNYPKSSRLIGVQCEACHGPQGSAHHVSGTVDPNVGNARVSFSANVCGTCHGSPKKHGRFQQWEQSAHGSFNTFTFNSNADGTLSGGCACCHSAQGFSAFMKLSDISNRNATVLPAGLTVNNAQPITCVVCHDPHNEGPPAHAGESFVTVNLTAVSSTAGSTRLLPGGFTANGVGKGALCITCHNSRNGYKSGSGSDLHEDGSVLFANIGTSYTAPHEACQGDVLMGRNAYFLGAQNYGNTATRSKHSFIADTCVTCHMELTPANSAFSLPQSESFNTNHDFKASNDICRSCHGNYSAEAVQLNFDTKLQSLKNAAGMAILRLRYGGAGTVPVGMQASLVANRVGQVDVTAGGVTQRWFLKTGSYDAYLKDASGNAIAGCASTPNADGSYSCTGYLDGAPGTVGNAVSTTGYNENLAKVLWNTVLVQDDASRGVHNPSFTNQVIDATYVVTSTGI from the coding sequence ATGGCACGACTACAGCAGTCAAAGATGACCATGCACCTGCTGCTGAGCGCCCTGCTGATCGGGTGTGCGCTCCTGTTCGGATGCTCGGGCGACAACGGTTCGAATGGTGCCAGTACCGGGACGGTCAGCGGTGCTGTTTCCGACTGGTACGGCAATACGGTTCCCGGCGCGCAGGTCGCGACAACGGTCGGCGGCGAAGAGGTCAGCGCGACCACCGATGCCAACGGCAAGTATACGCTCACCCTGCCGACCGGCACCTTCACCCTCAATGTAACGGCAAGCGGTTACAATGCGCTAAGCCAGTCGGTCGAGGCGGCCGTCGGCCGGAACGTGACCGCCGACCTCAAGCTGACGCCGACCGGTCCGGCCGCGGTAAGCGCCATCAGGACCGACACCAAGTCGACGGTGCTTCCCGGTGACGTGGTGACGCTCCAGGCCAGCACCAAGATCTTCGACCCGGCACTCCAGGGACAGTCAGTGAGCTATGTCTGGTCGACCGCTCCCGGCAGTGCTCCCCTGACCTTCAGCGATACCACCAGCCCGACGCCGACGGTGTCCCTGCCGAGCAGCGCCGCGCTGAAAAAGTACCTGGTGGAGACCCTCGCGCTCCCGTATTTCAATGATAATCCCGATGAGCCGGCGGTCGTCATCGACCGCTACCAGGTGGTACCGTTCTCCCAGCAGGCGGCGGCAACGCTCGGCAATTCGGCCACCGCCCAGGTAACGGCGACGATCAACGGCCAGATCTTCACCAGCACGGTCAAGGTGCCGGTAAAGGCGCCGTTCGTCCCGAACCAGGGATTGAACAACGTTGCCGTCGGCCAGCCGGTCGTTCTGCAGGGACAATTCCCGTTCACTCCCACCCCCAAGACGAGCTGGAACTGGTCGGTGACCGGTCCCAGCGGCGCCGTGACGGTTAACGATGCCAATACCGCCTATCCCGATTTCATTCCGGCGACGGTGGGGACCTATACCGTCAGCGAGGGCGGCGTTGCCCGGCTGACAATTACCGCCGACAAATGGGTCGGAATGATGGCCGGCCTGAATACCCCCGACCCGACCTGCAACGGCGCCTCCTGTCACCAGGACAAGATTACCTCCTGGCTGCAGACGGGCCACAAGGAAGTCATGTACACCGGCATGATGGAAAATCCGGGCGACTACTCGATCACTACCTGCGCCAAGTGTCATACGGTCGGCTACAACCAGTACAACAGCGGCATCAACAATGGCGGGTTCTCCGACGTATATCCCACCGAAGGGTTTACATTTACCCAGGGCGATCCGAACGTCGAAGCGAACCTCTGGAAAAATTATCCGAAATCATCGCGGCTGATCGGCGTTCAGTGCGAGGCTTGTCACGGGCCGCAGGGGAGCGCCCACCACGTCAGCGGCACGGTCGATCCGAACGTCGGCAATGCCCGGGTCAGCTTCTCGGCCAACGTCTGCGGCACCTGCCACGGCAGTCCGAAGAAACACGGCCGTTTCCAGCAATGGGAACAGAGCGCCCACGGCAGCTTCAACACCTTCACGTTCAACTCCAACGCCGACGGTACCCTGAGCGGCGGGTGCGCCTGCTGCCACAGCGCCCAGGGATTCTCGGCCTTCATGAAGCTGAGCGACATCTCCAACCGCAATGCGACGGTCTTGCCGGCCGGCCTGACGGTGAACAACGCCCAGCCGATCACCTGCGTCGTCTGTCACGATCCGCACAACGAAGGTCCGCCGGCCCATGCCGGTGAGTCGTTCGTCACCGTCAACCTTACCGCGGTCAGCTCCACCGCCGGCAGCACCAGGCTCCTCCCTGGCGGCTTCACTGCCAACGGCGTCGGCAAAGGGGCACTCTGCATCACCTGCCACAACAGCCGGAACGGCTACAAAAGCGGCAGCGGCAGCGACCTCCACGAAGACGGCAGTGTCCTCTTTGCTAACATCGGCACCAGCTACACCGCGCCCCACGAAGCCTGCCAGGGCGATGTGCTGATGGGCCGGAACGCCTATTTCCTCGGCGCGCAGAATTACGGCAACACGGCGACCCGCTCCAAGCACTCCTTCATCGCTGACACCTGCGTTACCTGTCACATGGAGCTGACGCCGGCCAATTCGGCTTTCTCGCTTCCCCAGTCGGAATCGTTCAACACCAACCATGACTTCAAGGCATCCAACGACATCTGCCGGAGCTGCCACGGCAACTACAGTGCCGAAGCGGTTCAGCTCAACTTCGACACTAAGCTGCAGTCGCTGAAGAATGCCGCCGGGATGGCGATCCTCCGCCTTCGTTACGGCGGGGCAGGGACGGTTCCGGTCGGGATGCAGGCCTCTCTGGTGGCCAACCGGGTCGGCCAGGTCGATGTAACCGCTGGCGGCGTCACCCAGCGGTGGTTCCTCAAGACCGGTTCCTACGACGCCTACCTCAAGGATGCGAGCGGCAACGCGATTGCCGGCTGTGCGTCGACGCCGAACGCGGACGGTTCGTATTCCTGCACCGGCTACCTCGACGGGGCCCCGGGGACGGTCGGCAATGCCGTCTCTACCACCGGCTACAACGAAAACCTCGCCAAGGTGCTCTGGAACACCGTCCTTGTCCAGGATGACGCCAGCCGTGGCGTCCACAACCCCAGCTTCACCAATCAGGTAATCGACGCCACCTACGTCGTAACGAGTACCGGCATCTGA
- a CDS encoding peptidylprolyl isomerase, producing MSGYRSTLGLFIGMMFCLAGCQGGDKLPPGQGAKVLATVNGTPIMADDLRLRNRTAHGAAPEEINAAQALDDVIKEELCYQQGVKLGLDKDPEYRKEIDRLERQLEAMKRAEMTRRIFNTQIATQVNVTNRDAQDYYAKHADRIATDLHLAMISFPKREAAEAALKKIRSGASFDMVAAELASGAPAVAVGERKPWDMGFVTWEQLPIDFDDAVYSLKPGEVSELIASPRTGFHIVRLIETRKNSKADYNALSGIIINRLRDRKVLEAYDRYVVQLQKDARIVKF from the coding sequence ATGTCAGGTTACAGATCCACTCTCGGATTGTTCATTGGAATGATGTTCTGCCTTGCCGGTTGCCAAGGAGGGGACAAGCTGCCTCCCGGGCAGGGAGCCAAGGTCCTTGCCACGGTTAACGGTACGCCGATCATGGCGGACGACTTGCGACTGCGTAACCGGACAGCTCACGGGGCGGCACCGGAGGAGATCAATGCTGCCCAGGCCCTCGACGATGTGATCAAGGAGGAACTCTGCTACCAGCAGGGGGTGAAACTGGGGCTCGACAAGGACCCCGAATACCGCAAAGAGATCGATCGGCTCGAAAGACAGCTGGAAGCGATGAAACGGGCTGAAATGACCCGTCGAATCTTCAATACCCAGATCGCCACCCAGGTCAACGTCACGAACCGGGATGCCCAGGATTACTACGCGAAGCATGCCGACCGGATCGCTACCGATCTCCACTTGGCGATGATTTCGTTCCCCAAACGCGAGGCGGCGGAAGCGGCCTTGAAAAAAATCCGGTCCGGAGCCTCTTTCGACATGGTTGCTGCCGAACTGGCCTCGGGAGCGCCGGCTGTCGCAGTCGGCGAGCGAAAACCGTGGGACATGGGGTTCGTTACCTGGGAACAGCTGCCGATCGACTTCGACGACGCGGTTTACAGCCTGAAACCGGGAGAAGTGAGCGAGCTCATCGCCTCACCGCGGACCGGCTTCCATATCGTCCGGCTGATTGAGACGCGCAAAAATTCCAAGGCTGATTATAACGCCCTGTCGGGCATCATCATCAACCGTCTCCGGGATCGAAAGGTGCTGGAGGCGTATGACCGGTATGTCGTGCAGCTGCAGAAGGATGCGCGTATCGTGAAATTCTAA
- a CDS encoding sensor histidine kinase: MRTISLKTKLVLIVLVLFFVLAPATAYFAIEYSKSCFNDAIQRQQMIMVERIADELDHRIEATVAALASSAKAVTPEIVADPRRAEQFLYDRIGLEAIFDSGVFIYTTAGRLLAETAHRPSRVGFDFSFREHVRKTISTGKPFISAPYIPNPQHVHPVIMFTMPVFAGNGRLIAVLAGSIDLMQRNFLGELADAKIGKKGYFCLYTHGRTILMYPDRNLIFTKESEPQVERYVMDADAGREVAGEITGRHGAGALAAFKRLDTVDWILSANYPLTEAYEPARRLVRLAWWIVGCGGVIAAVVMWLVMQHLISPLLSMTAQIKQIGSGGAGSMTVKVDSNDEIRETAEAFNLLMEELRCREQQAITLQKEAMQAQHLVALGELAAGVAHEINNPINGIINCAQILADDCRRAGGEPEVAQRIMREGERIAVIVRNLLSFARTDGGEKLPVRLIDVLADTLALFTAQLAREGITLTVAVPAGLPVVNAYPHQLQQVFLNILSNARYALLRKCPAPAEGRRLEIRGEYRAGEMVRLLFVDNGTGIPAGVVEQVMVPFFTTKPPGQGTGLGLSISHSIVTEHGGRLRIESREGEFTIVTVELPAARQES; the protein is encoded by the coding sequence ATGCGAACGATCAGCCTGAAAACCAAATTGGTCCTTATCGTCCTGGTGCTCTTTTTTGTCCTTGCTCCGGCCACCGCCTATTTTGCGATCGAATACAGCAAGTCCTGCTTTAACGATGCCATCCAGCGGCAGCAGATGATCATGGTCGAGCGAATTGCCGACGAGTTGGACCATCGGATCGAGGCGACGGTTGCCGCCCTCGCCAGCTCGGCAAAGGCCGTTACGCCGGAGATCGTTGCCGATCCCCGGCGTGCCGAACAGTTCCTGTATGACCGGATCGGCCTGGAAGCGATTTTCGACAGTGGGGTATTCATTTACACCACCGCCGGGCGCCTGCTGGCCGAAACGGCCCATCGGCCGAGCCGCGTCGGCTTCGACTTTTCCTTTCGCGAGCATGTCAGGAAGACGATCAGCACCGGCAAGCCGTTCATTTCCGCGCCCTACATCCCCAATCCGCAGCACGTGCATCCGGTGATCATGTTCACCATGCCGGTCTTTGCCGGTAACGGGCGGTTGATAGCGGTGCTGGCGGGCAGTATCGACCTGATGCAGCGCAACTTCCTTGGCGAGCTTGCCGATGCCAAGATCGGCAAGAAGGGCTATTTCTGCCTCTATACCCACGGCCGGACGATCTTGATGTATCCCGATCGCAACCTGATTTTTACCAAGGAGTCGGAACCACAGGTCGAACGCTATGTGATGGATGCCGATGCCGGTCGGGAGGTGGCCGGCGAGATTACCGGGCGACATGGCGCTGGCGCGCTGGCGGCGTTCAAACGGCTCGACACCGTTGACTGGATCCTGTCGGCGAATTATCCTCTGACGGAGGCGTACGAGCCGGCCCGACGGCTGGTCCGCCTCGCCTGGTGGATCGTCGGTTGCGGCGGCGTCATCGCCGCGGTGGTGATGTGGCTGGTGATGCAGCACCTCATTTCGCCGCTGCTCTCCATGACCGCCCAGATCAAACAGATCGGCTCGGGTGGCGCCGGCTCAATGACAGTCAAGGTCGACTCCAACGATGAAATCCGCGAAACTGCCGAAGCCTTCAATCTGTTGATGGAGGAACTCCGCTGCCGCGAACAACAAGCGATCACCCTGCAGAAGGAGGCCATGCAGGCCCAGCACCTCGTGGCGCTCGGCGAATTGGCCGCCGGCGTGGCCCACGAGATCAACAATCCGATCAACGGCATTATCAACTGCGCCCAGATTTTGGCGGACGATTGCCGGCGGGCGGGGGGGGAGCCGGAGGTTGCCCAGCGGATCATGCGCGAGGGGGAGCGGATCGCGGTGATCGTCAGGAATCTGCTGTCGTTTGCCAGGACTGATGGTGGGGAAAAGCTGCCGGTACGGCTGATCGACGTCTTGGCCGATACGCTGGCGCTCTTCACTGCCCAGTTGGCCCGGGAGGGAATCACCCTGACGGTGGCGGTGCCGGCCGGGTTGCCGGTGGTGAATGCTTACCCCCACCAGTTGCAGCAGGTGTTTCTCAATATCCTCAGTAACGCCCGCTATGCCCTGCTTCGCAAATGCCCGGCCCCGGCGGAAGGCAGACGCCTGGAGATCCGGGGCGAATATCGCGCCGGCGAGATGGTCCGGTTGCTGTTTGTCGACAATGGGACGGGAATCCCGGCTGGGGTGGTGGAGCAGGTGATGGTGCCGTTTTTTACCACCAAGCCGCCGGGCCAGGGGACGGGGCTCGGCCTCAGCATCAGTCACAGCATCGTTACCGAGCATGGGGGCCGGTTGCGGATTGAGAGCCGCGAAGGCGAATTTACCATAGTGACGGTCGAGTTGCCGGCCGCCCGGCAGGAGAGTTAG